Proteins from one Phalacrocorax carbo chromosome 19, bPhaCar2.1, whole genome shotgun sequence genomic window:
- the NDUFA11 gene encoding NADH dehydrogenase [ubiquinone] 1 alpha subcomplex subunit 11 produces MVGYWDGPEGEDCPRRTWLTTRVGAAAGLVGAAYRIILLQPGSALAALQMAAADSVTMATLGAVFGVTTCISAQIREEPEDPLNYFIGGCATGAVLGARAHSYMTGTTACLGFGIAAALMKIGNKEGWRLTGPPKL; encoded by the exons ATGGTGGGCTACTGGGACGGCCCCGAGGGCGAGGACTGCCCGCGCCGCACCTGGCTCACCACCCGGGTGGGCGCCGCCGCGG GTCTGGTCGGGGCGGCGTACCGCATCATCCTGCTGCAGCCCGGCTCGGCCCTGGCCGCCTTGCAGATGGCAGCCGCCGACAGCGTCACCATGG ctacactAGGAGCTGTGTTTGGCGTAACTACCTGCATCAGTGCCCAAATCCGAGAGGAACCCGAGGATCCCTTGAACTACTTTATAGGAGGCTGTGCAACAGGAGCTGTCTTAGGTGCAAGAG CTCACAGTTACATGACCGGTACCACAGCGTGCTTGGGGTTTGGAATTGCCGCTGCTCTAATGAAGATCGGTAACAAGGAGGGCTGGAGGCTGACAGGACCTCCCAAGCTGTAA
- the LOC135316385 gene encoding kelch-like protein 33 — MWVAEGPAPAWWSLRDGAHAGHFLAAADRLRTAGQLVDVAVGPEGDVAHAVVLASISSFFLRFLEGRTRELRQGPPPHVPLPPGATLWGWRAVLSFAYGGTIPHGREKEVEEAARALGAPRVVAACVPQLESDPQEGGPKPLEEQWETLKAMEQLHASGLGCDLQLQAGDEVIPVQRLALSCSCDFFRALFTCPMREATHDPAAPLATGLSPAELRLLLSFAYTGAVAGPWPTVLEAAETSLRYQAWGLLTLCMDVFTRGLTPETGLDVLAFAVAYGLAQVGRVAEDYILATFPSVVATPAFLDLPAHLLIRLLRSDGLNVLHELEALEAASRWLMANGDVQEDLAKEVLSSVRFALMSGQELKKVPSVTAGAADPKVLRELVVASLAPMAQLPCRVRSLQEVLVVCGGEKLTANLAARKPSRHLWFAHRYLNAVGLVKQVEWRPLGNFPDGPRFRHAVAVVGNILYVLGGKRYYGVHDTLASVYRYQPMDDSWERLASMTCGRSYFAAVALGDFIYALGGSSGELYCTDTVECYDLTNDTWRRCQPLPMALCGHAACALDGALYVSGGCDEACQCQAAMLRYIPGAPATLLAPMNGQRAGHIMEEAGGQLYVAGGLCQRDGQTGYKDQLAFEVYSPKLDIWVLLSPLPHAHVVGSAAVLGGELLVLGGYSHETYRNTHLIHAYQPGTRRWITRGTLPHAYTDLQVCVLTVPPALRGPNCLEDPMRSPDTPNNT, encoded by the exons ATGTGGGTTGCAGAGGGGCCGGCCCCAGCCTGGTGGAGCCTGCGGGATGGGGCCCATGCCGGACACTTCCTGGCCGCGGCCGACCGCCTGCGCACTGCAGGACAGCTGGTGGACGTGGCCGTGGGCCCGGAGGGTGATGTAGCCCATGCCGTGGTCCTGGCCTCCATCAGCTCTTTCTTCCTCCGCTTCCTGGAGGGCAGAACCAGAGAGCTGCGCCAAGGCCCcccaccccatgtccccctgccGCCAGGGGCCACACTATGGGGCTGGCGGGCTGTGCTGTCCTTCGCCTATGGGGGGACTATTCCCCATGGCCGGGAGAAGGAGGTAGAAGAGGCCGCCCGGGCCTTGGGGGCCCCCCGGGTGGTGGCTGCCTGTGTCCCGCAGCTGGAAAGTGACCCCCAGGAGGGGGGTCCCAAGCCTCTGGAGGAGCAGTGGGAGACCCTAAAAGCCATGGAGCAACTCCATGCCAGCGGCCTGGGCTGCGACCTCCAGCTCCAGGCAGGGGATGAGGTCATCCCAG tCCAGCGCCTGGCTCTGAGCTGCTCTTGTGATTTCTTCCGTGCCCTCTTCACTTGCCCCATGCGGGAGGCCACCCACGACCCTGCCGCCCCACTGGCCACGGGGCTGTCTCCAGCCGAGCTgcgcctcctcctctccttcgCCTACACaggggctgtggcagggccGTGGCCCACAGTCCTGGAGGCAGCCGAGACCTCCCTGCGCTACCAGGCCTGGGGGCTTCTCACCCTCTGCATGGATGTCTTCACCCGTGGCCTGACCCCAGAAACTGGCCTGGACGTGCTGGCCTTTGCTGTGGCTTATGGGCTGGCCCAGGTGGGCCGCGTAGCAGAGGACTACATCTTGGCCACCTTCCCCAGCGTGGTGGCCACACCAGCCTTCTTGGATCTTCCTGCCCACCTTCTCATCCGCCTCCTCCGCTCTGACGGTCTCAATGTCCTCCATGAACTGGAGGCTTTGGAAGCAGCATCCCGGTGGCTTATGGCCAACGGAGATGTCCAAGAGGATCTAGCCAAGGAAGTCCTGTCATCTGTTCGCTTTGCCCTCATGTCTGGCCAGGAGCTGAAGAAGGTCCCGTCAGTTACTGCAggggcagctgacccaaagGTCCTCCGTGAGCTTGTGGTAGCAAGTTTGGCCCCCATGGCCCAGCTGCCATGCCGGGTGCGTTCCTTGCAAGAAGTGCTGGTGGTTTGTGGTGGAGAAAAACTGACAGCCAACCTGGCTGCCCGGAAGCCCAGCAGACACCTCTGGTTTGCCCACCGCTACCTCAATGCTGTGGGGCTGGTGAAGCAGGTGGAGTGGCGGCCACTGGGGAACTTTCCCGATGGCCCACGCTTCCGCCATGCTGTAGCTGTGGTGGGCAACATCCTCTACGTCCTGGGTGGAAAGCGCTACTATGGGGTCCATGACACCCTGGCCAGTGTCTACAG GTACCAGCCTATGGACGATTCCTGGGAGCGCCTGGCCAGCATGACCTGTGGGCGGAGCTACTTTGCTGCTGTGGCACTTGGGGATTTCATCTATGCCCTGGGGGGCAGCTCGGGGGAGCTCTACTGCACAGACACCGTGGAGTGCTATGACCTGACCAATGACACCTGGAG gaggtgccagcccctgccGATGGCTCTGTGCGGGCACGCAGCATGTGCCCTGGATGGTGCCCTCTACGTGTCAGGGGGGTGCGATGAGGCATGCCAGTGCCAGGCAGCCATGCTGCGCTACATCCCGGGTGCGCCTGCCACGCTCCTGGCTCCCATGAATGGTCAGCGAGCTGGGCACATCATGGAGGAGGCAGGTGGGCAGCTCTATGTGGCTGGGGGGCTGTGCCAGCGGGATGGGCAGACTGGTTACAAGGACCAGCTGGCCTTTGAGGTCTACAGCCCCAAGCTGGACATCTGGGTCCTcctcagccccctgccccatgcccaTGTAGTTGGGAGTGCAGCTGTGCTAGGGGGGGAGCTGCTTGTACTGGGAGGGTACAGTCATGAAACCTACCGGAACACCCACTTGATCCATGCCTACCAGCCGGGCACCCGGCGCTGGATCACCCGAGGCACCTTGCCCCATGCCTATACTGACCTCCAGGTTTGTGTCCTCACTGTACCCCCTGCCTTGCGTGGCCCCAACTGCCTTGAGGACCCCATGAGATCACCTGACACCCCCAATAATACTTAG